A genome region from Nocardia sp. NBC_01730 includes the following:
- a CDS encoding carbamoyltransferase family protein — MGYVLGLGGPYHHDASACLVADGRVVAFAEEERFSRIKHHRDSRSAAASAAWCLHQAGIGWSDVDEVAVAWNPYWPNDCDHIADKDMIAELLGPAARDAGGPRRLTVIGHHLAHAASAFYPAGVTDAAVVVVDGSGDGISTSIHHGTRTGLHTLREFPFTQSLGWFYQFATEHAGLGDWTNAGKLMGLAAYGRPTVDLDFLNPASCGYHLDLTGYGLPPDADHTARYSDFSYYRDLRRAYGKAFTDAGVPALPTAGDDTHRGIAADLAASAQLLLQRCLISVVATALDETGSTALCLAGGVALNCTTNGILARTPDIETLFVQPAASDAGCALGAALECAHRRGEYTVPGPRQTHTLLGPDYDNHAIETALQTAGADYTTPPDIATAAARLLADGKVIGWHQGRAEAGPRALGARSILADPHTTASRDRINRDIKRRELWRPLAPSMLDLGPWTTTPDGPAECMIVAHDATPRARQQIPGVVHVDGTLRPQRVDPDLQPAYARLLHAFAAETGIAVVLNTSFNGPGEPIVGSPADALSSGARLGLDAIVIGDYLITPPPSSSTR, encoded by the coding sequence GTGGGATACGTTCTCGGGCTCGGTGGCCCTTACCACCACGACGCCTCCGCCTGCCTCGTTGCCGACGGCCGGGTCGTCGCCTTCGCGGAGGAGGAGCGGTTCTCCCGGATCAAACACCACCGCGACTCCCGCTCCGCCGCGGCCTCCGCGGCGTGGTGCCTGCACCAGGCCGGAATCGGGTGGAGCGACGTCGACGAAGTCGCGGTCGCGTGGAACCCGTACTGGCCCAACGACTGTGACCATATCGCCGATAAGGACATGATCGCCGAACTGCTCGGTCCGGCGGCGCGCGACGCGGGGGGACCGCGCCGGTTGACCGTCATCGGCCATCACCTCGCCCACGCCGCCAGCGCGTTCTACCCGGCCGGTGTCACCGACGCCGCTGTCGTCGTTGTCGACGGTTCCGGAGACGGGATCTCCACCAGCATCCACCACGGCACCCGCACGGGCCTGCACACTCTGCGCGAATTCCCTTTCACCCAGTCGCTGGGCTGGTTTTACCAATTCGCCACCGAGCACGCCGGGCTCGGCGACTGGACCAACGCAGGCAAGCTGATGGGCCTGGCCGCCTACGGCCGCCCCACCGTCGACCTGGACTTCCTGAACCCCGCCAGCTGCGGCTACCACCTCGACCTCACCGGCTACGGCCTTCCACCCGATGCCGACCACACCGCCCGCTACAGCGACTTCTCCTACTACCGCGACCTGCGCCGCGCCTACGGCAAGGCGTTCACCGACGCCGGAGTCCCCGCACTACCGACAGCCGGAGATGACACGCATCGCGGAATCGCTGCCGATCTCGCGGCCTCGGCGCAACTGCTGTTGCAACGCTGCTTGATCAGCGTCGTCGCGACCGCGCTCGACGAAACCGGTTCCACGGCGTTGTGCCTGGCCGGTGGAGTCGCACTCAACTGCACCACCAACGGAATCCTCGCCCGCACACCCGATATCGAGACCCTGTTCGTGCAGCCCGCCGCCAGCGACGCCGGATGCGCGCTCGGCGCCGCCCTCGAGTGCGCGCACCGCCGCGGCGAATACACCGTGCCCGGCCCCCGCCAAACCCACACGCTGCTCGGCCCGGACTACGACAACCACGCGATCGAGACCGCGCTGCAGACCGCCGGAGCCGACTACACCACCCCACCCGATATCGCGACTGCGGCCGCGCGTTTGCTGGCTGACGGCAAGGTCATCGGCTGGCACCAGGGCCGCGCCGAGGCCGGGCCCCGCGCGCTCGGTGCCCGCAGCATCCTCGCCGACCCCCACACCACAGCCTCGCGCGACCGCATCAACCGCGACATCAAACGCCGCGAACTCTGGCGACCGCTCGCGCCGAGCATGCTCGACCTGGGACCCTGGACGACCACGCCGGACGGTCCGGCAGAATGCATGATCGTCGCCCACGACGCCACACCTCGAGCACGCCAACAAATTCCGGGTGTCGTCCACGTCGACGGCACGCTGCGCCCGCAACGGGTCGATCCAGACCTGCAACCGGCCTACGCGCGCCTGCTCCACGCCTTCGCCGCCGAAACCGGAATCGCAGTGGTGTTGAACACCAGCTTCAACGGCCCCGGCGAACCGATCGTCGGATCGCCGGCTGATGCGCTGAGCAGCGGCGCCCGCCTCGGCCTGGACGCCATCGTGATCGGCGACTACCTGATCACCCCACCACCATCGAGCAGCACCCGCTAG
- a CDS encoding PfkB family carbohydrate kinase → MNESGTDRVAKLSAALEGADLEKVRSWGQMLANRLRRGGRVLAVGNGGSAAQAQHLVAELVGRFESERNPLAALALTTDSAVVTAIGNDYGFDELYARQVRAHGREGDVLVAISTSGRSANVITAAAEANALGMLTFALTGPAGSALAQVCDEVVAIESSATSTIQECHLLIAHELCAAVDAALSSAPSGSMPIAPQSNGTVAERVRRVVVVGDVLADCDWCGEVTRVSPEAPVPVLSAVSRQWRPGGAGLAAMLAAADGCEVTLMTAIGDDDPGRRIRADLAAAGVSVIDLGTMGPTPVKLRMRARGQTLVMVDDSAPPCPVGDPPPEVANALAEANGVLVADYGRGVAAQPRLRSLLSTVARRMPVVWDPHRHGPAPVERVSVVVPNHEEAAHLSGEEAAAGDLDADVRRARNLRSWWRCGHAVVTRGADGAVLVGSDTDPAQVFPAPRREHGDACGAGDRFAVTLLEELIRARIPSTAVQRAVVVAADYVAGHRPPGPRPRGDRDVDGVAMAERVRAAGGRVVATGGCFDVLHDGHRQLLEAARAMGDCLIVLLNSDASLSRLKGSSRPLVPQAQRAAMLAAFACVDAVVVFDEDTPAELLEQVRPHIWIKGGDYGVTELPEAAVVQRHGGQVVFGPYLDGVSTSELIERAVAGRMVRS, encoded by the coding sequence ATGAACGAATCCGGTACGGATCGCGTCGCGAAGCTTTCCGCGGCGCTGGAGGGCGCGGACCTGGAGAAGGTCAGGTCATGGGGCCAGATGCTGGCCAACCGGCTGCGGCGAGGCGGGCGGGTGCTGGCGGTCGGCAACGGTGGAAGCGCAGCGCAGGCACAGCACTTGGTGGCCGAGCTGGTGGGCCGGTTCGAGTCCGAGCGGAACCCGTTGGCAGCGTTGGCGTTGACCACCGATTCGGCGGTGGTGACCGCGATCGGCAACGACTACGGATTCGACGAGTTGTATGCACGGCAGGTACGCGCGCACGGCCGCGAAGGCGATGTGCTGGTCGCGATCTCCACCTCCGGGCGCAGCGCGAACGTGATCACGGCGGCCGCGGAGGCGAACGCACTGGGAATGCTCACCTTCGCATTGACCGGCCCCGCCGGGAGCGCGCTGGCACAGGTGTGTGACGAGGTGGTGGCCATCGAGTCCTCGGCGACATCGACAATCCAGGAATGCCATCTGCTGATCGCGCACGAACTGTGCGCGGCCGTCGATGCGGCCCTGTCCTCCGCCCCGTCGGGTTCGATGCCGATCGCCCCACAGTCCAACGGCACGGTGGCTGAGCGGGTTCGGCGCGTGGTGGTGGTCGGTGATGTGCTGGCGGACTGCGACTGGTGCGGTGAGGTCACGCGGGTGTCGCCGGAGGCGCCGGTGCCGGTGCTGAGCGCGGTGTCGCGACAGTGGCGGCCGGGCGGCGCGGGCCTGGCCGCGATGCTCGCCGCCGCAGACGGCTGCGAGGTCACGCTGATGACCGCGATCGGCGACGACGACCCCGGGCGGCGGATACGCGCGGACCTCGCCGCGGCGGGGGTATCGGTGATCGACCTCGGCACCATGGGGCCGACGCCGGTGAAATTGCGTATGCGGGCGAGGGGCCAGACCCTGGTGATGGTCGATGATTCTGCACCGCCGTGCCCGGTGGGCGATCCGCCGCCGGAAGTCGCGAATGCGCTCGCCGAGGCGAACGGGGTGCTGGTCGCCGACTACGGGCGCGGGGTGGCCGCGCAACCTCGGCTGCGTTCGCTGCTGTCGACCGTGGCGCGGCGTATGCCAGTGGTGTGGGATCCGCACCGGCACGGACCGGCCCCCGTCGAGCGGGTGAGCGTTGTTGTGCCGAACCATGAGGAAGCCGCTCACCTCAGTGGAGAAGAGGCTGCTGCCGGTGATCTCGATGCCGATGTCCGCCGGGCTCGGAACCTGCGATCCTGGTGGCGATGCGGGCATGCGGTTGTCACTCGCGGCGCCGACGGCGCGGTCCTGGTCGGCTCCGACACCGATCCCGCGCAGGTGTTCCCAGCACCGCGGCGCGAGCACGGCGACGCTTGCGGGGCGGGCGACCGGTTCGCGGTCACGCTGTTGGAAGAGCTGATCCGCGCACGGATCCCGTCGACAGCGGTACAACGCGCAGTCGTCGTGGCCGCTGACTATGTGGCCGGACACCGCCCGCCGGGCCCGCGACCGCGGGGTGATCGCGATGTTGACGGGGTCGCGATGGCAGAGCGGGTTCGCGCGGCGGGCGGTCGGGTGGTGGCTACCGGCGGCTGCTTCGATGTGCTGCACGACGGGCACCGCCAGCTGTTGGAGGCTGCGCGCGCGATGGGGGACTGCCTGATCGTGCTGCTCAACAGCGACGCCTCCCTATCCAGGTTGAAGGGCTCGAGCCGGCCTCTTGTGCCGCAGGCGCAGCGGGCGGCGATGCTGGCGGCGTTTGCGTGCGTGGATGCGGTCGTAGTGTTCGACGAGGACACCCCCGCCGAGCTGCTGGAGCAGGTGCGGCCGCACATCTGGATCAAGGGCGGCGACTACGGTGTTACCGAGCTGCCCGAGGCTGCGGTGGTGCAGCGCCATGGGGGCCAGGTCGTTTTCGGCCCGTACTTGGATGGGGTGTCGACGAGTGAGTTGATCGAGCGTGCTGTTGCCGGGCGGATGGTGCGGTCATGA
- a CDS encoding phosphotransferase family protein, with translation MTKSSLDRRNDSRSVDPSQWATEILACACEEVNVDPTGARLIKFTNNAVFALATAPIVVRIAGSTVVRERVRKVVGVARWLAEHDMPAVRLINDFPQPLHVNEVAVTFWHRVDSPDATCQPDGRDLGRILRKFHSLNPPDMELPVWNPLKGIRQRIDQQEILTGYDYRYLLRICDEVEEDLSRVEYFMPHGPIHGDGFAGNLISGPDGVVICDFDSTALGPREWDLTPLAVGRLRFRYPVNYHEQLVSEYGVDIMAWPYFPVLRRLRELQLVTSVLPVLSANPNLYDQWHHRFTSFRDNDTCAVWTPYK, from the coding sequence ATGACAAAATCTTCGCTCGATCGCCGCAACGACTCGCGTTCCGTCGACCCCTCCCAGTGGGCGACGGAAATTCTGGCATGCGCATGTGAGGAAGTGAATGTAGATCCGACCGGCGCCCGCCTGATCAAGTTCACCAACAACGCAGTCTTCGCCCTCGCGACCGCGCCGATCGTAGTACGCATTGCGGGCTCCACGGTGGTACGCGAGCGCGTCCGGAAGGTAGTCGGGGTCGCTCGGTGGCTCGCAGAGCATGACATGCCTGCAGTGCGTTTGATAAATGATTTCCCGCAACCATTGCACGTGAACGAGGTGGCAGTCACCTTTTGGCATCGGGTTGACTCGCCGGACGCGACCTGTCAGCCAGACGGTCGCGATCTCGGTCGAATTCTGCGCAAGTTCCATTCTCTCAACCCGCCAGATATGGAGTTGCCGGTGTGGAATCCGCTCAAGGGAATTCGTCAGCGAATAGACCAACAGGAAATTTTGACGGGCTACGACTATCGATACCTGCTACGAATATGCGACGAGGTAGAGGAGGATCTGTCGAGGGTCGAGTACTTCATGCCCCATGGTCCGATTCATGGCGACGGGTTCGCAGGTAACCTAATTTCTGGGCCTGACGGAGTCGTTATCTGTGACTTCGACTCAACTGCTCTCGGGCCTAGAGAGTGGGATCTCACTCCGCTTGCAGTTGGGCGCCTCCGCTTTCGCTACCCCGTCAACTACCATGAGCAGTTAGTTAGCGAGTACGGTGTGGACATAATGGCGTGGCCATACTTTCCGGTGCTTCGCCGACTACGCGAACTTCAGTTGGTCACAAGTGTACTACCTGTGCTCAGCGCCAATCCGAATTTGTATGACCAATGGCACCATCGGTTCACGAGCTTTCGAGACAACGACACATGTGCTGTCTGGACGCCATATAAATGA
- a CDS encoding SAM-dependent methyltransferase — translation MSATFHRVEGCARDVDTAVVDRAAEIYAGKGIEFRPRSSKEVAALLSGCDPIEPGLVAAHRWRPTDDLDQRRPQRLGWEPP, via the coding sequence GTGTCAGCAACTTTTCATCGAGTAGAAGGATGTGCCCGAGATGTCGACACCGCTGTGGTCGACCGCGCGGCCGAGATATACGCCGGTAAGGGAATTGAGTTCCGGCCCCGCAGTAGCAAGGAGGTCGCGGCCCTTCTATCGGGCTGCGATCCTATCGAGCCTGGGCTGGTCGCGGCGCACCGCTGGCGGCCCACCGATGACCTCGACCAGCGCCGCCCGCAGCGGCTCGGCTGGGAGCCGCCGTAG
- a CDS encoding NAD-dependent epimerase/dehydratase family protein, protein MTRSVLVTGVAGFIGSHTAADLHAAGWMVTGVDHHPAHEGRVWESITADAADPALLARVAGGEFAVVVHQAAISDTLAPDDERLRWCNATMPLRIARACAESGTRLVYASSGSVYGIVPQGVSSLESDAYDRGRCSGPLNAYAKSKLVMDRAMRRRAAVFGLDFVGLRYTNVFGPGEQSKGRMASILWQILTTAAAGQPVRLFNDTLTAARDYLPVQLLVSTLVRLLDNPHIRGVYNLGSGTAIRFETLLGWCTEWAGAPVPMVGVPNPVRDRYQYWTCADMRLLRRAMPGLEPVSVNEIRSYACDLFDHIRAETVGVGELVKSL, encoded by the coding sequence ATGACCCGCTCGGTGCTGGTAACGGGAGTGGCGGGGTTCATCGGCAGCCACACGGCCGCCGATCTGCATGCGGCGGGGTGGATGGTGACCGGGGTCGACCACCACCCGGCCCACGAGGGCCGGGTGTGGGAGTCGATCACCGCAGACGCCGCCGACCCGGCGCTGCTGGCGCGGGTCGCTGGAGGGGAATTCGCGGTAGTCGTCCATCAGGCGGCGATCAGCGACACTCTCGCCCCGGATGACGAGCGGCTGCGGTGGTGCAACGCGACGATGCCGCTGCGGATTGCGCGCGCGTGCGCCGAATCCGGGACACGTCTGGTGTACGCCTCGTCGGGCAGCGTGTACGGCATTGTGCCGCAAGGTGTTTCCTCGCTGGAATCCGACGCCTACGATCGAGGGCGCTGCTCAGGCCCGCTCAACGCGTACGCGAAATCGAAGCTCGTGATGGATCGGGCGATGCGTCGCCGCGCGGCGGTATTCGGCCTGGACTTTGTTGGGCTGCGCTACACCAACGTCTTCGGCCCCGGCGAACAGTCCAAGGGGCGCATGGCGTCGATCCTGTGGCAGATCCTCACCACCGCGGCCGCCGGGCAACCGGTGCGGTTGTTCAACGATACCCTGACCGCCGCGCGGGACTACCTACCGGTACAGCTGCTGGTCTCAACTCTGGTGCGGCTGCTCGACAACCCGCACATCCGCGGGGTCTACAACCTCGGCTCCGGGACCGCGATCCGGTTCGAGACGTTGCTGGGCTGGTGCACCGAGTGGGCCGGCGCCCCGGTGCCGATGGTGGGAGTGCCGAACCCAGTCCGCGACCGCTACCAGTACTGGACGTGCGCGGATATGCGGCTCCTGCGGAGGGCGATGCCCGGCCTGGAACCGGTGAGCGTGAACGAAATCCGCAGTTATGCCTGTGACCTGTTTGACCACATCCGAGCCGAAACCGTCGGCGTGGGCGAGCTTGTGAAGTCCCTGTGA
- a CDS encoding cytochrome P450, with protein MRPPPILSESPPPDLPRFLAARHHGLGDVFALDTRAGAPTAYCVGSAAVREMFAREREGGLAVHNTATVHTLFRRAVFTLRGREHETVRTYLSAGLRHDAVAAYLPSVAEVAHRHVSRWAEAAVVALYQAARDYTMEVCLTAILGLAADDPTALRVPELFDRFVVGAELPPTHSEGGDEVFAAALDAAVELRELLQACTVRAADSARPSVVSALIASGRAPGGEGVDHLLALLIAARETTASLVTWLLIECALDDQLADALATDARDLVTDPVQAIVRGGAPGLRRVLAECARLHTPNTIATRQAVTDVQVGGYTIPAGWHVAYSAPATHLLPELFTDPEAFHPQRFCGPDGARRAAGLLAFGRGAHACAGRGFAEATTLLLVAVVLAGYRIDLDPRQRPKVERFQPVRAPAGSVHARVRQVVRR; from the coding sequence GTGAGGCCGCCCCCGATCCTGTCCGAATCCCCACCTCCGGATCTGCCACGGTTCCTCGCCGCCCGACATCACGGGCTCGGCGACGTGTTCGCCCTCGACACCCGGGCCGGTGCACCGACGGCGTACTGCGTCGGGTCGGCCGCGGTGCGGGAGATGTTCGCGCGGGAACGCGAGGGCGGGCTGGCGGTGCACAACACTGCGACGGTGCACACGCTGTTCCGGCGCGCGGTGTTCACCCTGCGCGGCCGTGAGCACGAGACCGTACGCACCTACCTGTCGGCCGGGTTGCGGCACGACGCGGTGGCCGCCTACCTGCCGAGTGTGGCCGAGGTCGCGCACCGCCACGTCAGCCGGTGGGCCGAGGCGGCGGTGGTGGCGCTGTATCAGGCTGCGCGCGACTACACGATGGAGGTGTGCCTGACGGCGATCCTGGGTCTGGCCGCTGATGATCCGACCGCGCTGCGGGTGCCGGAGTTGTTCGATCGGTTCGTCGTCGGCGCCGAACTCCCGCCAACTCACAGTGAAGGTGGGGACGAGGTGTTCGCGGCGGCCCTCGACGCGGCCGTGGAGCTGCGGGAGTTGTTGCAGGCGTGCACGGTTCGCGCGGCCGACAGCGCGCGGCCGTCGGTGGTGTCTGCGCTCATCGCCTCAGGGCGGGCCCCGGGCGGGGAGGGGGTCGATCACCTGCTGGCGCTGCTGATCGCGGCGCGGGAGACCACGGCCAGCCTGGTCACCTGGCTGCTGATCGAATGCGCACTTGATGACCAGCTCGCCGACGCGCTCGCTACCGACGCCCGCGACCTGGTCACCGACCCGGTCCAGGCGATCGTCCGCGGTGGCGCACCGGGGTTGCGGCGGGTGCTTGCCGAGTGCGCGCGCCTGCATACCCCCAATACGATCGCCACCCGGCAGGCGGTCACGGATGTCCAGGTCGGTGGCTATACCATCCCGGCCGGATGGCACGTCGCCTACAGCGCCCCCGCCACCCACCTGCTTCCCGAGCTGTTCACCGACCCGGAAGCTTTTCACCCTCAACGCTTCTGCGGGCCGGATGGTGCGCGCCGCGCGGCGGGGCTGCTGGCGTTCGGGCGGGGCGCGCATGCATGTGCAGGCCGCGGGTTCGCCGAGGCGACCACCCTGTTGCTGGTCGCGGTCGTGCTCGCCGGGTACCGCATCGACCTGGACCCCAGGCAGCGGCCGAAGGTTGAGCGGTTCCAGCCGGTGCGTGCCCCAGCAGGCTCGGTCCATGCCCGCGTTCGGCAGGTGGTGCGGCGGTGA
- a CDS encoding glycosyltransferase family 9 protein, with the protein MTTTELTLTANEFSWHPDCRHFVGGMPCQHWRACPGCTLYAPVTHRILIVMLKRMGDMLIASPLPARIKAEHPGAHITWLIGAESAPIVAMIPHVDRVLVWDADTANTLLAEHYDAIYSFERHPAAAGLVPRISADHRAGLAYGGDHNTLYPLGQAARHFFAMNTWNDFRTHGNEKTWTELYFEVAGYTYTGEPYQLTVPDEAKDRVAARLGTSGGWVCLNVGGSKATKLWPVQYWSELGRRLLDDGNRLVITGGPDDAHVCRQLLRELDTGGGRVRYDSIPLEEFAAVPDFCDAMVTGDSLGFHLALAHDLPVVVLLGPSNGAEVIPRHADTVTALRSRLACSPCAHQVTCGGVGGCMDTITVDDVHAAVCNSLSPAPAGAVRKE; encoded by the coding sequence GTGACCACCACCGAGCTGACGCTGACCGCGAATGAATTCTCTTGGCATCCGGATTGCCGCCACTTCGTCGGCGGCATGCCGTGCCAGCACTGGCGGGCATGCCCCGGCTGCACGCTGTATGCCCCGGTCACGCACCGGATTCTGATCGTGATGCTCAAGCGCATGGGCGACATGCTCATCGCGTCCCCGCTTCCGGCCCGGATCAAGGCCGAACACCCCGGCGCGCACATCACCTGGCTCATCGGCGCCGAGTCCGCGCCCATCGTGGCGATGATCCCGCATGTCGACCGGGTCCTGGTCTGGGACGCCGACACCGCAAACACGCTGCTCGCCGAGCACTACGACGCCATCTACAGCTTCGAACGCCATCCCGCTGCTGCTGGGCTCGTGCCCCGCATCAGCGCCGACCACCGCGCCGGGCTCGCCTATGGCGGCGACCACAACACCCTCTATCCGCTCGGGCAGGCCGCGCGGCACTTCTTCGCGATGAACACCTGGAACGACTTCCGCACCCACGGAAACGAAAAGACCTGGACCGAACTATATTTCGAGGTCGCCGGATACACCTACACCGGCGAGCCGTACCAGCTGACGGTCCCGGATGAGGCGAAGGACCGTGTTGCGGCGCGGCTGGGCACCAGTGGCGGATGGGTGTGCTTGAACGTCGGCGGCTCCAAGGCCACCAAGCTGTGGCCGGTGCAGTACTGGAGCGAACTCGGGCGGCGGCTGCTCGACGACGGGAACCGGCTGGTCATCACCGGCGGCCCTGACGATGCCCATGTCTGCCGCCAACTGCTGCGCGAGCTGGACACCGGCGGCGGCCGGGTCCGCTACGACTCTATCCCCTTGGAGGAGTTCGCTGCGGTACCGGACTTCTGCGACGCGATGGTCACCGGCGACAGCCTCGGGTTCCACCTCGCTCTCGCCCACGACCTGCCCGTGGTGGTGCTGCTCGGGCCGAGCAACGGCGCCGAAGTCATTCCCCGCCACGCCGACACCGTGACCGCACTGCGGTCGAGACTGGCGTGTTCGCCGTGCGCGCACCAGGTCACCTGCGGCGGCGTCGGCGGCTGCATGGACACCATCACCGTCGACGATGTGCACGCCGCGGTCTGCAACTCGCTGTCCCCGGCACCAGCCGGGGCCGTGCGGAAGGAGTGA
- a CDS encoding transcriptional regulator yields the protein MNFQPAQSGAIDPTVWEGMEMRKALAARNLKRVFELLQRCGISQRAIGRATVLGQNEIYEVLHKGRQLGNYDVLARVADGLGIPRGYMGLAYGRTTEMALDLATATCSTAPNERDEVRQLLSHAANVTMGTAVGDIARWWQPFDHETAPAPARIGDSDVEHIRTLTAAMRMVDYRHGGGACRDAVAAQVRWAQQLLGAECSTSMSSKLYAALADLHNLAGWTSFDVGMYSIARQHFGRALELAHGAGDHSLAANVLYRTGRLHLHRGMAREALRFFQLGQIAAQDSGCTLTVAMLCANEGWAYAMLGDANQMWSSLKRAQDEFARAESAKAQAWVRFFGDADLNALVGVALTGNREATEKELSEGIEHIETAISLRGPDMTRSRVFELTALATAYLRSGSRDIGLDIGQQAVATAGAVRSIRTVDRLSPLRNAAITRKKDADLQYLVRKIDSLQASV from the coding sequence ATGAACTTCCAACCGGCACAGTCAGGGGCGATCGACCCGACTGTGTGGGAAGGCATGGAGATGCGCAAGGCATTGGCAGCACGGAACCTGAAGAGAGTTTTCGAGCTACTTCAGCGATGCGGGATTTCGCAACGCGCGATCGGACGTGCGACCGTACTTGGGCAAAACGAGATATATGAAGTTCTCCATAAAGGCAGGCAATTAGGAAACTATGACGTGCTGGCGCGTGTCGCTGACGGATTGGGAATACCACGCGGATATATGGGTCTAGCATATGGCCGCACGACCGAGATGGCACTCGATCTCGCAACTGCGACGTGCTCAACTGCGCCAAATGAACGTGACGAGGTGCGGCAACTGCTGTCCCACGCGGCGAATGTCACCATGGGAACAGCGGTCGGTGACATCGCTCGCTGGTGGCAACCGTTCGATCACGAGACTGCGCCAGCACCGGCCAGAATCGGAGATTCCGACGTCGAGCATATTCGTACGCTCACCGCGGCCATGCGAATGGTCGACTATCGACACGGCGGCGGAGCTTGCCGAGACGCGGTCGCAGCGCAGGTCCGGTGGGCTCAACAACTACTCGGCGCCGAGTGCAGCACATCCATGAGCTCCAAGCTGTATGCCGCTCTCGCGGATCTCCACAACTTGGCTGGTTGGACGTCCTTCGACGTCGGAATGTACAGTATCGCCCGCCAACATTTCGGAAGGGCGCTCGAATTAGCGCATGGGGCAGGAGATCATTCACTTGCCGCCAATGTGCTCTATCGCACCGGAAGGCTGCACCTACACCGAGGGATGGCTAGGGAAGCCCTCAGATTCTTCCAGTTGGGACAGATAGCTGCACAAGATTCCGGATGTACCCTGACGGTCGCAATGTTATGCGCGAACGAAGGTTGGGCATACGCGATGCTTGGTGATGCAAACCAAATGTGGAGTTCGTTGAAACGCGCACAAGATGAATTCGCACGAGCCGAGTCCGCCAAGGCGCAGGCTTGGGTACGGTTCTTTGGAGATGCAGATTTGAACGCATTGGTTGGCGTTGCGCTCACGGGGAACCGGGAAGCCACCGAGAAAGAACTCAGCGAGGGTATCGAACACATCGAAACAGCCATTTCACTACGTGGTCCCGACATGACCCGCAGTAGGGTCTTTGAATTAACCGCTCTCGCTACGGCGTATCTTCGCTCGGGCTCCCGAGATATCGGTCTGGACATTGGTCAGCAAGCGGTCGCCACCGCTGGCGCTGTGCGTTCCATCCGGACAGTCGATCGCTTATCCCCGCTCCGCAATGCCGCTATCACGCGGAAAAAGGACGCCGATCTACAATATCTTGTCCGCAAAATCGACTCACTACAGGCTTCCGTATGA